GGTGAGCGTCGTCGCGCCGGAGCCGCACGCGGCGGCCTCCGGCGTCGCCGCGGGGATGCTCACCCCGGCCACCGAGGCCGCCTTCGGCGAAGAGGCCCTCATGCGGTTCGGGATCCACTCCCGCGACCGCTACCCCGGTTTCATCGCCGAACTGGAGTCCGAGAGCGGCCGCGACGCCGGGTACCGCGCCGAAGGGACCCTGCAGGTCGCCTTCGACACCGACGACCTGGCCCGGCTCACCGAGCTGATGGAGCTGCAGGGCCGGCTCGGCGTCAAGGCCCAGCGGCTGACCGGCCGCGAGTGCCGGAGGCTGGAACCGATGCTGGCGCCGTCGGTGCGCGGCGGCGTCCTCGCGCCCGAGGACCACTCCGTCGACCCCCGCCGGCTGATGGCGGCGCTGCGGGCCGCGGCGCTGCACCGCGGCGCCGAGCTGGTCACCGACCGCGTCACCGAGGTCGTCGTATCCGGCGGCGCCGCGCTGGGCGTGCGCCTGAGCGGCGGCGACCGCCTGGACGCCGGGCAGGTGGTGCTGGCGGCCGGCACCTGGACCCCCGGCATCGGCGGGGTGCCGGCCGACGTGCTCCCGCCGCTGCGTCCGGTCAAGGGGCAACTGCTGCGGCTGCGCACCCCCGAGGGCGAGGAGCCGATCGTCACCCGCACGGTGCGCGGCCTGGTCAGGGGTACGCCCGTGTACCTGGTGCCGCGGGCCGACGGCGAGATCGTGCTCGGCGCCACGCAGGAGGAGACCGGGTACGACACCCGGCTCACCGTCGGCGGCGTGTGGGAGGTCCTGCGCGACGCCCGCGAACTGGTCCCCGGCGTCAGCGAACTGGAGATCGCCGAGACCTGCGTGGGCCTGCGCCCCGGCTCCCCCGACAACGAGCCGCTGCTCGGTCCGACCCGGATCCCCGGGCTGCACCTGGCCGTCGGCCACTTCCGGCACGGCGTGCTGCTGACCCCGGCGACCGGCGACGCCATGGCCGAGGCGCTGACCGGCGCACCACTGCCCGACCACGCCCGCAGGTTCGCCGCGACCCGTGACCTCGGTGTCCCGGCCTGACTGATGTTTGACGACCGCGCTCGCACAGGGGGTTGGCTGTCGCAGTGCGCGCAGCGCCGGCGGCACAGCAGGTCCGAGCCCTGGAAATCCCATCCCGCCCCACGAACGCAGCAGTCAGAGTTCGATGAGCACCCCTTTGACCGGCCATGCCCAATCGACGCCGGCCGCGCGCCCGACGTCCCCGCGAAGGAAGAAGTGAGTCCCGTGCACGTGATCATCAACGGTGAGCGCCGCGACATGGCGCCCGAGACCACGGTCGAGTCCGTGGTCCGCTCGCTGACCGATGCCGCCAGTGGCGTCGCGGTCGCGGTCAACGACGAGGTCGTGCCCAAGACCGAGTGGTCCAGGACCGCGGTCGCCGAGAACGACCGCGTCGACGTCCTCACCGCCGTCCAGGGAGGTTGACGATGACCGCCGCAACGACCGAGGCACCGTTCCCCGCGACCGGCCGCGACCCGCTGGTCATCGCCGGGCGCGAGTTCGGCTCCAGGCTCATCATGGGCACCGGCGGCGCGCCGTCGCTGCACGTCCTGGAGGAGGCCCTGCTCGCCTCCGGCACCGAGATCACCACCGTCGCGATGCGCAGGGTGGACCCGGGCACCCAGGGGTCGGTGTGGGACGTGCTGCGCACCAACGGCATCCGGCCGCTGCCCAACACCGCCGGCTGCTTCACCGCCGCCGACGCCCTGCGCACCGCCAGGCTGGCCAGGGAGGCGCTGCAGACCGACTGGGTGAAGCTGGAGGTGGTGGCCGACGAGCGCACCCTGCTGCCCGATCCGGTGGAGCTGCTCGACGCGGCCGAGCGCCTCGTCGACGACGGGTTCGTGGTGCTGCCCTACACCAACGACGACCCGATCCTGGCCCGCCGCCTGGAGCAGGTGGGCTGCGCCGCGGTCATGCCGCTGGGCGCGCCGATCGGGTCGGGGCTGGGGATCCGCAATCCGCACAACATCGAACTGATCGTCGAGCAGGCCGGCGTGCCGGTCATCCTGGACGCCGGCATCGGCACCGCCAGCGAGGCCGCGCTGGCGATGGAACTGGGCTGCGACGCCGTCCTGCTGGCCACCGCCGTGACCCGGGCTCGGGAGCCGGCGCTGATGGCGGCGGCGATGCGCGATGCGGTCACAGCGGGTCGCCTGGCGCGGCGGGCCGGGCGCATCCCGGTGCGCCGCTACGCCCACGCCTCCTCCCCCGCGGCGGAGTAGCCCGCCACCGCGGACGCGACCCCGGGCGCACACTCGTTCACCCTGCGTGGCGGCACCCCGGATCTCCGAGAAGAAACGGGGGCCGTCCGCAGGAGTCTGAGGTGGAGCGTTACCCCGTCCGCGACTCGCAGAAACCGCCTTCCTCTCACTTCTCACCGCAATCGCCCGTAAACTCACCTTCGTGGACATGACGACTGCGGACCCGCTTGTTGGCACGACGCTCGACCATCGCTACTACGTCGAGTCCCGTGTCGACGGCGGTGGCATGGCCACGGTCTACGTCGCGCACGATCTGCGGCTGGACCGGCGCGTCGCGCTGAAGGTCATGCATTCCTCCCTCGCCCAGGACCCCCACTTCGTGCGCCGCTTCATCAACGAGGCGCACTCGGTGGCCAAGCTCTCCCACCCCAACGTCGTGCAGGTCTACGACCAGGGCACCGACCAGGGACACGTGTACCTGGCCATGGAGTACGTGCCCGGGCGCACGCTGCGCGACCTGCTCACCGCCCGGGGCCGGCTCGACCCGCGCGACGCGCTGCAGGTCATGGTCCCGGTGCTGGCCGCGCTCGGCGCGGCCCACCAGGCCGGCATGGTGCACCGCGACGTCAAGCCCGAGAACGTCCTGCTCACCGAGGACGGCCAGGTCAAGGTGGTGGACTTCGGGCTGGCCCGCGTCGTCGAGGCCACGCAGCAGAACCTCACCAAGACCGGCACGCTCATGGGCACGGCCGCCTACCTCGCGCCGGAGCAGATCTCGCGCAGCGTCTCCGACGCGCGCACCGACGTCTACGCCGCCGGCATCATGCTGTACGAACTGCTCACCGGTCGGCAGCCGC
This sequence is a window from Spinactinospora alkalitolerans. Protein-coding genes within it:
- the thiO gene encoding glycine oxidase ThiO; this encodes MRTPPSDHGSSRPAPDVVVVGAGLIGLVTAWRAAQRGLRVSVVAPEPHAAASGVAAGMLTPATEAAFGEEALMRFGIHSRDRYPGFIAELESESGRDAGYRAEGTLQVAFDTDDLARLTELMELQGRLGVKAQRLTGRECRRLEPMLAPSVRGGVLAPEDHSVDPRRLMAALRAAALHRGAELVTDRVTEVVVSGGAALGVRLSGGDRLDAGQVVLAAGTWTPGIGGVPADVLPPLRPVKGQLLRLRTPEGEEPIVTRTVRGLVRGTPVYLVPRADGEIVLGATQEETGYDTRLTVGGVWEVLRDARELVPGVSELEIAETCVGLRPGSPDNEPLLGPTRIPGLHLAVGHFRHGVLLTPATGDAMAEALTGAPLPDHARRFAATRDLGVPA
- the thiS gene encoding sulfur carrier protein ThiS; translated protein: MHVIINGERRDMAPETTVESVVRSLTDAASGVAVAVNDEVVPKTEWSRTAVAENDRVDVLTAVQGG
- a CDS encoding thiazole synthase, which produces MTAATTEAPFPATGRDPLVIAGREFGSRLIMGTGGAPSLHVLEEALLASGTEITTVAMRRVDPGTQGSVWDVLRTNGIRPLPNTAGCFTAADALRTARLAREALQTDWVKLEVVADERTLLPDPVELLDAAERLVDDGFVVLPYTNDDPILARRLEQVGCAAVMPLGAPIGSGLGIRNPHNIELIVEQAGVPVILDAGIGTASEAALAMELGCDAVLLATAVTRAREPALMAAAMRDAVTAGRLARRAGRIPVRRYAHASSPAAE